GCGCGGGCTATGTCGGGTTCGCCATAGCCGTAGGAACGTAGAATCTGGATGAACCGCTGGCGGTCATTTTTCTTCTTGGTGTAGGCACGGTGCGGATCGACGCCATCGAGCATGACCGGGGTCCAACGAGCGGCGTGAACGAGAAGACCGCGGACAGTCTCCGGCCAAAGATCGGGATAGCGAGCGGTGATCTCCGCGGCGAGACCAGCGGCTTGGGCGGTTGACGCGCTGGTCGCCTTGAAGGAACAAAACGGCTTTCCTGCCTGCACCTTCGCGGACGTGCTCACAAGTTGCAGAGAGTCGGGATACTCGATGTGATTTTCCGGGTGGACGGCAGCGTTGCCGCCTTCGAGCACGATCTCGGGTTTGAGTGGCCAATGAGGGTCCCACTCACACGAGGTGCGGCTGAAAGGGCTGAGCATTCCTTTTTCCCGGACAATGGGAGTGAGACGACGGGCTTCATCATCACCTTCGGTCACGGCTGTGCGCCGCGTGAGTGCTCCTACCGTTATTGCATTCCATGCTTGAGCGGGATCTTCGATAGGCGTCTTACGATTCTCGTCGGGATAAGTATAACTGGCACCGGCATTATCCGGATGCACGTTGCCCGCCGAAACGAGGATAAGCCGCTTCGAGCCATTGCCATCGCCATAGGCAGCCGTATCCACGGCAGCACTCCAAGCAGAGGGTTTCCCGTCATCGGTTCCCGGTGCGGTCACGGCTAGACAGTAGGCGCGCTTGCGCTGGGCGTTGTTGATTTCGGGACGTCGAACGGCCTGGAGAGTGACGGAGCCATAATTGTCTGGGTCATGCAGACGATGCGGATCGAAAAGGCGGACCGACTCCAGACGATGGAGTTGATTCCACTTCTGATTGGATGCGGTAAGCTGGCGCAAATCGCCATAGGCAGCCAACCCCGCCATAGGGGTGCCATGGCCGTGAGCGCTTTGGGCGGTGTAGCCGTCACTCCCGTCGCCATCGCCGAACACCGTGTCGTTGTCGGGCGCGGCGAGAAGAGGTTCTAGCAAGCTATGGCCGCGATTGACGCCAGTATCCAGAAGACAAACGGCGGGAGCATCATCCGGAGGGAAATTGATGCGCTGCAAAGCCTCAGCGACGTAATCTTCCTGCTCGATGAGATTGAGGTCGGTGAGACCCAGCACGCAGGCGTGTGCAGCACGGAGTTCGGCCAGCGTGTCGAGCAAGGGGATCGACGATGCAAGTGTTGAGTAGGTGCCGCGTGCGACAAACACGTAATGGTCCGGAAGGACGAGTGCATCGCCGCGCTTTTCCAAACCTAAGGCGTCGGCAATTGACAAAAAGCGGTCACGACTGGCTACAGGATACTTGCGCACCCAAAACTGCCACCAATGAGGATCGGCATCTTGCGGCAAATCTTCCGGTGCATCCGTCCAAAGTCCTTCGATGCCCGCCTGCGCGATGGTGTCGATGTTGGCCAGCCAAGGGAGATTTCCTTTTGTCCCAGTGCCGGT
This window of the Candidatus Didemnitutus sp. genome carries:
- a CDS encoding S8 family peptidase; amino-acid sequence: MPDHTQPLFPLPKPTLKHLLLPAQPKRVDYKGNGRGQRSIREVVRSEHAAFLATQLKAVSDWIEESIPADDMPEMTGIPVTLTTKPGYPLATEDIYALTTQRGEKYGPPPVHLQSLQLVDDEGRPYTRILLNVPFGGLGVLAEKVRKFSTGTGTKGNLPWLANIDTIAQAGIEGLWTDAPEDLPQDADPHWWQFWVRKYPVASRDRFLSIADALGLEKRGDALVLPDHYVFVARGTYSTLASSIPLLDTLAELRAAHACVLGLTDLNLIEQEDYVAEALQRINFPPDDAPAVCLLDTGVNRGHSLLEPLLAAPDNDTVFGDGDGSDGYTAQSAHGHGTPMAGLAAYGDLRQLTASNQKWNQLHRLESVRLFDPHRLHDPDNYGSVTLQAVRRPEINNAQRKRAYCLAVTAPGTDDGKPSAWSAAVDTAAYGDGNGSKRLILVSAGNVHPDNAGASYTYPDENRKTPIEDPAQAWNAITVGALTRRTAVTEGDDEARRLTPIVREKGMLSPFSRTSCEWDPHWPLKPEIVLEGGNAAVHPENHIEYPDSLQLVSTSAKVQAGKPFCSFKATSASTAQAAGLAAEITARYPDLWPETVRGLLVHAARWTPVMLDGVDPHRAYTKKKNDRQRFIQILRSYGYGEPDIARAYFSAQHATTLIRQDELRPYKKEKSSVKLNDCHIHRLPWPKQLLQDNYNATLTLRVTLSYFVAPNPSANNALKGSRYRYGGSLLRFLVRNKDDSDDARFEARMTRVAQKTESPDDDDVNVENLPSDPGWALGSKLCGKGGSLIHDVWKGSAADLAQMDRIAIFPAKGWWAYRKFPEGDPWHDCHALPIRYSLLVSVEAEQEIPLYAEISNLLAVPVDAG